One Chryseobacterium wanjuense genomic region harbors:
- a CDS encoding response regulator transcription factor codes for MKKIIIADDEHKILMSLEYSFKKNGYDVYIARDGTEVLEFLKTMVPDVILLDIMMPNLDGYSTLKIIKQDEKLKNTKVIFLSAKNNPKDIEKGLEMGADAYVTKPYSIKKLIQQIEEMF; via the coding sequence ATGAAAAAGATAATAATTGCCGATGATGAACACAAAATACTCATGTCGCTGGAATACAGTTTCAAGAAAAACGGCTATGACGTGTACATTGCAAGAGACGGAACCGAAGTGCTGGAATTTCTGAAAACCATGGTTCCCGACGTAATTTTGCTCGATATCATGATGCCGAATCTTGATGGATACAGTACTTTAAAGATCATTAAACAAGATGAAAAACTAAAAAACACAAAAGTCATTTTCCTGAGCGCCAAAAACAATCCGAAAGACATTGAAAAAGGCCTGGAAATGGGAGCTGACGCGTATGTTACAAAACCTTATTCGATCAAAAAACTGATTCAGCAGATTGAGGAAATGTTTTGA
- the acs gene encoding acetate--CoA ligase has product MRNYQIEDLPHYFEEYKKSIKNPKKFWDKIADQNFVWYQRWNKVVKYDMSEAKITWFKNAKLNITKNCLDRHLSVRGDKTAIIWEPNDPKEEAQHITYNELYTRVNKTANVLREMGIEKGDRVCIYLPMIPELAITMLACAKLGAIHSVIFAGFSASAIASRVNDCGAKMIITSDGSYRGNKVLDLKSIVDEALEKTPSVEKVLVVKRTHNEIKMKEHRDFWMADLYENASPDFVTVIMDAEDPLFILYTSGSTGKPKGMLHTCAGYMVYTAYTFKNVFNYKENDIYWCTADIGWITGHSYILYGPLLNGATTVIFEGIPTYPEPDRFWEVIEKHKITQFYTAPTAIRSLAKESAEWVDKHDLSTLKVIGSVGEPINEEAWHWFNDHVGKKKCPIVDTWWQTETGGIMISPLPFVTPTKPTYATLPLPGIQPVLMDDKRNEIMGNQVTGNLCIRFPWPGIARTIWGDHQRYKETYFTAFPGKYFTGDGALRDEVGYYRITGRVDDVIIVSGHNLGTAPIEDSINEHPAVAESAIVGYPHDIKGNALYGFVILKETGESRQKDNLKKEINQLISDQIGPIAKLDKIQFVSGLPKTRSGKIMRRILRKIAEGDFSNFGDTSTLLNPEIVEEIKNERID; this is encoded by the coding sequence ATGAGAAATTATCAAATAGAAGATTTACCGCATTATTTTGAGGAGTATAAAAAATCTATTAAAAATCCTAAAAAATTCTGGGACAAGATAGCCGATCAAAATTTTGTATGGTATCAAAGATGGAATAAGGTAGTGAAATATGATATGAGTGAAGCAAAAATCACATGGTTTAAAAATGCCAAGCTCAATATCACAAAAAACTGCCTGGACAGACACCTTTCCGTAAGAGGCGACAAAACCGCGATCATTTGGGAACCCAACGATCCGAAAGAAGAAGCGCAGCATATTACTTACAACGAATTATATACGAGAGTTAACAAAACTGCCAATGTTCTGCGGGAAATGGGCATCGAAAAAGGTGACAGAGTCTGCATCTACCTTCCGATGATTCCTGAACTGGCGATTACCATGTTGGCCTGTGCAAAATTAGGAGCCATCCATTCTGTGATTTTTGCAGGATTTTCCGCTTCAGCAATAGCTTCGAGAGTGAATGACTGCGGCGCAAAAATGATCATTACCTCAGATGGAAGTTACCGAGGAAACAAAGTGCTGGATTTAAAAAGCATCGTTGATGAAGCGTTGGAGAAAACACCAAGCGTTGAAAAAGTTTTAGTGGTAAAAAGAACCCACAACGAGATCAAAATGAAGGAGCACAGGGATTTCTGGATGGCAGATTTATACGAAAATGCTTCCCCGGATTTTGTGACAGTGATCATGGATGCCGAAGATCCGCTTTTCATTTTGTACACATCAGGTTCTACGGGAAAACCAAAAGGGATGCTTCACACTTGCGCCGGTTATATGGTGTATACGGCTTATACTTTTAAAAATGTATTTAATTATAAAGAAAACGATATTTACTGGTGTACAGCTGATATTGGCTGGATTACAGGCCACTCGTACATCCTTTACGGCCCACTGTTGAACGGAGCCACAACCGTTATTTTTGAAGGAATTCCTACTTATCCTGAACCGGACAGATTTTGGGAAGTCATTGAAAAACATAAAATTACCCAATTTTACACTGCTCCAACAGCAATCCGTTCATTAGCAAAAGAAAGTGCAGAATGGGTTGATAAGCATGATTTAAGCACTCTAAAAGTCATTGGTTCCGTTGGCGAACCCATCAATGAAGAGGCTTGGCACTGGTTCAATGACCATGTCGGAAAGAAAAAATGCCCGATTGTAGATACTTGGTGGCAGACGGAAACAGGTGGAATTATGATCTCTCCTCTTCCATTCGTAACGCCGACAAAGCCGACTTACGCTACCCTGCCTTTGCCCGGAATTCAGCCTGTTTTGATGGATGATAAACGCAACGAAATCATGGGAAATCAGGTAACGGGAAATCTTTGCATACGTTTTCCGTGGCCGGGAATTGCAAGGACGATCTGGGGAGATCATCAACGTTATAAAGAAACTTATTTTACCGCTTTTCCTGGTAAATACTTCACCGGAGACGGTGCATTGAGAGACGAAGTTGGCTATTACAGAATTACGGGTCGTGTAGATGATGTGATCATTGTTTCAGGGCACAATCTGGGAACGGCGCCGATCGAAGACAGCATCAACGAACACCCTGCTGTAGCCGAATCTGCCATCGTCGGCTATCCTCACGACATCAAAGGAAATGCATTGTACGGATTTGTTATATTAAAAGAAACCGGAGAAAGCCGTCAGAAAGATAATCTTAAAAAAGAGATCAATCAGTTGATTTCAGACCAGATCGGACCCATCGCGAAACTGGATAAAATACAGTTTGTTTCCGGACTACCGAAAACCCGTTCTGGAAAGATCATGCGTAGGATTTTAAGAAAAATCGCAGAAGGTGATTTCAGTAATTTCGGAGATACCTCTACCCTTTTGAATCCTGAAATTGTTGAGGAAATTAAAAATGAAAGAATAGATTAA
- a CDS encoding RelA/SpoT family protein, translating to MSYDLEQENKEILARYKDLISNTYRTLSEENNKLIRKAFDIALDAHKDQRRKSGEPYIYHPIAVAKIVATEIGLGASSIACALLHDVIEDSDYTYEDLKKIFGEKIANVVNGLTKISIMNHQNISVQSENYRKLLLTLSEDFRVILIKIADRLHNMRTLESMAPDKQKKIASETVYIYAPMAHRLGLYNIKSELEDLSLKYNNPEVYNEITEKLELAKESRERYIEEFKKEVSERLNEEGLNFKIKGRAKAISSIYRKMLKQGVSFEEVFDNYAIRIIYKSDAKNEKFLAWKIYSIVTDVYHSNPSRMRDWITQPRSTGYESLHLTVLGPDRKWIEVQIRSERMDEIAEKGVAAHYKYKEGYKQSSEDRNFENWVTEIREVLEQQQNLSTSELLDNIKLNLYSKEVFVFTPKGEIKILPTNATALDFAFAVHSDLGMKCLGAKINGKLVPISYVLQNGDQVDILSSQNQKPKSDWLEFVVTSKAKSKIKSYLNSQKNQLVEEGKEILQRKLRHAKINFNDDEVNKLQKFFNLKTSQELYLKFQSNELDASSLRKYIESKNVFNNLLSRFRKSPTKNTTFVEPKEQNLDMIVFGKDEEKLNYSYAKCCTVIPGDKIFGFITISDGIKVHSDNCPNAINLRAQYDYRVIPAKWVNAESFKNRVKIEIEGLDRMGMINDITTVISGAMGMDMKSMSIESNDGIFTGTINLEVKNKSQLEQTFKKLNDINGISRVRRLQS from the coding sequence ATGAGTTACGACTTAGAACAAGAAAACAAAGAGATCCTCGCAAGATATAAGGATCTGATTTCGAATACATACCGAACTTTGAGTGAGGAAAACAACAAACTCATCCGAAAAGCATTCGATATCGCGTTAGACGCACACAAAGACCAAAGAAGAAAATCTGGTGAACCATATATTTACCATCCTATTGCTGTAGCCAAAATTGTAGCAACGGAGATCGGTTTGGGAGCTTCCTCCATTGCCTGTGCACTTTTGCACGACGTGATCGAAGATTCCGATTATACCTATGAAGATTTAAAGAAAATTTTTGGTGAAAAAATAGCCAATGTCGTGAATGGACTGACCAAAATTTCCATCATGAATCACCAGAATATTTCGGTACAGTCTGAGAATTACAGGAAGCTGCTGCTTACTCTTTCCGAAGACTTCAGGGTTATTTTAATTAAAATTGCAGACCGTCTTCACAATATGCGTACCCTGGAAAGCATGGCGCCGGACAAGCAGAAAAAAATTGCCTCCGAAACCGTTTATATCTATGCTCCGATGGCGCACCGTCTCGGTTTATACAACATCAAATCTGAGCTTGAAGACTTATCTTTAAAATATAATAATCCGGAGGTTTACAACGAGATCACAGAAAAACTGGAACTCGCAAAAGAAAGCCGTGAAAGGTATATTGAAGAGTTTAAAAAAGAGGTTTCCGAGAGACTCAATGAAGAAGGGTTGAACTTTAAAATCAAAGGGCGTGCAAAGGCCATTTCTTCGATTTACAGAAAAATGTTGAAGCAAGGGGTATCTTTTGAAGAAGTTTTCGACAATTACGCGATCAGAATCATCTATAAATCAGATGCTAAGAATGAAAAATTCCTGGCCTGGAAAATTTATTCGATCGTAACGGATGTTTACCACAGCAACCCTTCGAGAATGCGAGACTGGATCACTCAGCCGCGTTCAACAGGCTACGAAAGTCTACACCTAACCGTTCTCGGCCCCGACAGAAAGTGGATCGAAGTACAAATCCGTTCCGAAAGAATGGATGAAATTGCAGAAAAAGGGGTTGCCGCCCACTACAAATACAAGGAAGGGTACAAACAGAGCTCTGAGGATAGAAATTTTGAAAACTGGGTAACAGAAATCCGTGAGGTTCTTGAACAGCAGCAAAACCTTTCTACATCGGAACTTTTGGATAATATTAAACTTAATTTATATTCAAAAGAGGTTTTTGTATTTACTCCGAAAGGGGAAATTAAAATTTTGCCGACCAATGCAACGGCTCTCGATTTTGCTTTCGCCGTCCATTCTGACTTGGGAATGAAGTGTTTAGGTGCAAAAATCAACGGAAAATTAGTTCCGATTTCTTATGTTCTTCAAAATGGAGATCAGGTGGATATTTTATCTTCCCAAAACCAAAAACCAAAATCCGACTGGCTTGAATTTGTTGTCACATCGAAAGCTAAGTCGAAGATTAAGAGCTATTTAAACTCACAAAAAAATCAACTGGTTGAAGAAGGAAAAGAAATCTTACAGAGAAAACTTCGTCATGCAAAAATTAATTTCAATGATGATGAAGTGAACAAACTTCAAAAATTCTTTAATCTTAAAACTTCACAGGAACTCTACTTAAAATTCCAAAGTAACGAATTGGATGCAAGTAGTTTAAGAAAATATATTGAAAGTAAAAACGTATTCAATAATTTACTTTCGAGATTCAGAAAATCTCCGACGAAAAATACCACTTTTGTAGAACCGAAAGAGCAAAATCTGGATATGATCGTCTTCGGAAAAGACGAAGAAAAACTGAATTACAGCTATGCAAAATGCTGTACAGTGATTCCGGGAGACAAAATTTTTGGTTTTATCACCATTTCAGACGGTATTAAAGTACACAGCGACAATTGTCCGAATGCGATCAACCTTCGGGCACAGTACGATTACAGGGTGATTCCTGCAAAATGGGTAAATGCAGAAAGCTTCAAAAACAGAGTAAAAATCGAGATTGAAGGCTTGGACAGAATGGGAATGATCAATGATATTACGACCGTTATCAGCGGTGCAATGGGAATGGATATGAAAAGTATGTCGATTGAGTCAAACGACGGAATTTTTACAGGAACTATTAATCTTGAAGTAAAAAATAAAAGCCAATTGGAACAAACATTTAAAAAACTTAATGATATTAACGGGATTTCAAGAGTCAGACGATTACAATCTTAG
- the nhaA gene encoding Na+/H+ antiporter NhaA: protein MNLTLYFKKFFSSSQSSGIILIFCVLISLLIANSSAAGSFQAFLDKEAGIDIFHLKYPVSIWINDGLMAVFFLLVGLEIKRELVEGELSSFKNASLPIFAAIGGMVVPAAIYSAFNLGTTYSNGWGIPMATDIAFSLAIISMLGKKIPNAIKIFLAALAIVDDLGAILVIAIFYTEQIHWTYIFLSLGITALLFLFNFLKVKKIVFYIVPGLFLWYFLHHSGIHATIAGVLLAFTIPTNVSDVEISPLEKLEHKLHFPVSFLIMPIFALTNTNITFNEGMISGLTSSLGLGIIGGLILGKLIGINLFSLLAIKLKLSSLPQNSSWMHMLGVGFLAGIGFTMSIFIALLSFKGEIEIQDEAKFAILIASFLAAVLGFIILKVSSKNQAIEEEN, encoded by the coding sequence ATGAATTTAACGCTATATTTTAAAAAGTTTTTCAGCAGCAGTCAATCTTCAGGGATTATCCTGATTTTCTGTGTATTAATTTCATTATTAATTGCAAATTCTTCTGCTGCAGGAAGTTTCCAGGCATTTTTAGACAAAGAAGCCGGGATCGATATTTTTCATCTGAAATATCCGGTAAGCATCTGGATCAATGATGGTTTAATGGCCGTTTTCTTCCTTTTGGTAGGCTTGGAAATCAAAAGAGAGCTGGTAGAAGGTGAGCTTTCATCTTTCAAAAATGCTTCTCTACCGATCTTTGCTGCGATTGGGGGAATGGTTGTTCCGGCTGCTATTTATTCAGCTTTTAATTTGGGGACGACGTACAGCAACGGTTGGGGAATTCCGATGGCGACGGATATTGCTTTTTCTTTGGCTATTATTTCCATGTTGGGCAAAAAAATTCCGAATGCTATTAAAATTTTCCTTGCTGCATTGGCTATTGTGGATGATTTGGGAGCCATTTTAGTAATCGCAATATTTTATACAGAACAAATTCATTGGACGTATATTTTCCTATCTTTAGGAATCACCGCTTTATTATTTTTATTTAATTTTTTAAAAGTTAAGAAAATAGTTTTCTATATTGTTCCCGGACTGTTTTTATGGTATTTCCTACATCATTCGGGAATTCATGCTACGATTGCCGGCGTTTTGTTAGCATTTACAATACCGACTAATGTTTCTGATGTAGAAATTTCACCACTGGAAAAACTGGAGCACAAACTTCATTTTCCGGTAAGCTTCCTGATTATGCCGATTTTCGCATTAACGAATACCAATATTACGTTTAATGAAGGGATGATTTCAGGATTAACAAGCAGTTTAGGTTTAGGAATTATCGGGGGACTGATTTTAGGAAAACTGATTGGAATTAATCTGTTTTCATTGCTTGCTATTAAATTGAAACTTAGTTCATTACCTCAAAACAGTTCCTGGATGCATATGTTAGGAGTTGGATTTTTAGCAGGTATTGGTTTTACGATGTCAATTTTTATCGCTTTGCTTTCTTTCAAAGGAGAAATTGAAATTCAGGATGAGGCGAAATTTGCGATTTTAATTGCTTCTTTTTTAGCCGCCGTTTTAGGTTTTATAATTTTAAAAGTAAGCTCTAAAAATCAAGCAATTGAAGAGGAAAATTAA
- a CDS encoding YihY/virulence factor BrkB family protein: MGIKLPKFILKVQEFFDDIHIPVLGISLWQMFEIYISGIFKGNIGRKAAAISWSFTISLFPFLLFLLSVLPYMPHYDKLQFYIFEVLMHNVFPSNIEGDVRGYIETNIIPNMKGISNLTIVLALVFATNGTFSIINGFNENTDEKMTDVKEFILSFFITIGFITIVFLTLFGVYYSEVVLKLFTPVYDVSWLADNLSKIIGFVSFPLFYFILLALFYWLGTVRITRFRQAVPGAILTTVLFVVTTYGFAIYVKNIARYNVLYGSIGSMILLMVWVNVNVYLLLFGNELNMAIRKLRIEKLLSDQLKKEATNYHAQSAEPNLESDEEHIWKFNKEEKKD, translated from the coding sequence ATGGGCATAAAACTTCCTAAATTTATCTTGAAGGTTCAAGAGTTTTTTGACGATATTCATATTCCGGTGTTGGGAATATCGCTTTGGCAGATGTTCGAGATCTATATTTCCGGAATTTTTAAAGGAAATATCGGACGAAAAGCTGCCGCCATTTCATGGAGTTTCACGATCAGTTTATTCCCTTTTCTCCTTTTCCTGTTGTCTGTTTTGCCGTATATGCCGCATTATGACAAGCTTCAGTTTTATATTTTTGAGGTATTGATGCACAATGTTTTTCCATCCAATATAGAAGGTGATGTGAGAGGGTATATTGAAACGAATATTATTCCTAATATGAAGGGAATCAGTAATTTGACTATCGTTTTAGCATTGGTATTCGCGACTAACGGAACGTTTTCCATCATTAACGGATTCAACGAAAATACAGACGAAAAAATGACTGATGTCAAAGAATTCATTCTTTCATTTTTTATCACCATCGGGTTTATCACGATCGTCTTTTTAACGCTTTTTGGAGTATATTATTCAGAAGTGGTTTTAAAGCTATTTACGCCGGTTTATGATGTCTCCTGGCTGGCTGACAACCTTTCTAAAATCATCGGATTTGTCTCTTTTCCACTATTTTATTTTATACTTCTGGCATTGTTTTATTGGCTGGGAACGGTAAGAATCACAAGATTCAGACAAGCTGTTCCGGGAGCTATTCTTACCACCGTTTTATTTGTTGTAACTACTTATGGATTTGCTATTTATGTTAAAAATATAGCGCGTTACAATGTTCTTTACGGATCAATTGGAAGTATGATTCTTCTGATGGTTTGGGTGAATGTCAACGTATATCTTCTCCTTTTCGGAAATGAATTGAATATGGCCATCCGAAAGCTGAGAATCGAAAAACTATTATCCGACCAGCTTAAAAAAGAAGCCACGAATTATCACGCCCAAAGCGCTGAGCCCAATCTTGAAAGCGATGAAGAACATATATGGAAATTTAACAAAGAAGAGAAAAAAGATTAA
- a CDS encoding 23S rRNA (pseudouridine(1915)-N(3))-methyltransferase RlmH gives MQINLLCIGKTDDKEITSLINYYLKRLPKHWNFTIVEIPDVKNAKNLSPDLLKKEEARLFLNYIDKNDLVVILDEKGKQFTSREFAQKIDVWMNSSVKKIHLLIGGAYGFSEEIYSRANEKMSLSTMTFTHQMIRLFIVEQIYRADQILQGKPYHND, from the coding sequence ATGCAGATCAATTTGCTTTGTATCGGGAAAACGGATGATAAAGAAATCACTTCTTTAATCAATTATTATCTTAAACGCCTGCCCAAACACTGGAATTTTACCATCGTCGAAATTCCTGATGTGAAAAATGCTAAAAACCTTTCTCCTGATCTTTTAAAGAAAGAGGAAGCCCGGTTGTTTCTCAATTATATTGATAAAAATGATCTTGTCGTCATTCTGGATGAAAAAGGAAAACAGTTTACAAGCCGTGAATTTGCCCAAAAAATTGACGTTTGGATGAATTCTTCAGTAAAAAAAATTCACCTTTTAATTGGTGGAGCGTATGGATTTTCAGAAGAGATATACAGCAGGGCAAATGAAAAAATGTCACTCTCTACAATGACTTTCACCCATCAGATGATCCGGTTGTTTATTGTTGAGCAAATCTATCGTGCCGATCAGATTTTACAGGGCAAACCTTATCATAATGATTAA
- a CDS encoding tetratricopeptide repeat protein — protein MKKHLLFLVLAFSSLPFHAQDKKVAEECFQKADYKCAEEQYSKLAQSEKIQQLQSEYYNNLGTAQRRLGKTSLAFKSYESALKSNPMSAAVYANLGSIHSQKGNKQAALDYLNKGLQLQPENAEMYLTRAKVYENLGKKDLAAKDLNQILSFAPDNIYARTGLANLKKNSGDLEGALKDYNQLLAEKPESLLYSGRADVYYKLKKNKEALADVNKAISIDPKFAQAYVNKALILFDTAKPKEACASLDKAVSLGYEKPLLFEHYAKCEVKK, from the coding sequence ATTTCTAGTACTCGCTTTTTCCTCATTACCATTTCACGCACAAGACAAAAAAGTCGCCGAAGAATGCTTTCAGAAAGCAGACTACAAATGTGCTGAGGAACAGTATTCGAAATTGGCTCAGAGCGAAAAAATCCAGCAGCTTCAGTCGGAATATTACAACAATTTAGGAACGGCGCAGAGAAGATTGGGAAAAACTTCTTTAGCTTTTAAATCGTATGAATCTGCCTTAAAATCAAACCCTATGTCTGCGGCTGTATATGCCAATTTAGGCTCTATTCACAGTCAGAAAGGAAATAAGCAGGCCGCTCTGGATTATCTCAATAAAGGTCTTCAGTTACAGCCTGAAAATGCAGAGATGTATCTGACAAGAGCGAAAGTTTACGAAAACCTGGGTAAAAAAGATCTTGCCGCAAAAGATTTAAATCAAATTTTAAGCTTTGCTCCTGATAATATCTATGCCCGAACAGGTTTAGCAAATCTTAAGAAAAACAGCGGTGATCTGGAAGGTGCCTTGAAAGATTATAATCAATTACTTGCCGAAAAACCGGAATCTCTTTTGTACAGCGGAAGAGCCGATGTATATTATAAATTAAAGAAAAACAAAGAAGCACTTGCCGATGTGAACAAAGCAATTTCTATTGACCCGAAATTTGCTCAGGCATACGTGAATAAAGCATTAATTTTGTTTGATACCGCAAAGCCCAAAGAAGCTTGTGCAAGCTTGGATAAAGCTGTCAGCCTGGGATATGAAAAGCCTTTGCTTTTTGAACATTATGCGAAATGTGAAGTGAAAAAATAG